Proteins found in one Negativicutes bacterium genomic segment:
- a CDS encoding GNAT family N-acetyltransferase, with the protein MKNRSIAAEFADLRFRTSLQAGEPRIIRELTDSVAVFHDYEVEIAGELADENLSKGPEASGYHFLLAERQGEIVGFTCFGEIPCTRGRYDLYWIVVKKDFQGKGLGRELLRRTEEAIEARGGRKLYVETSSQEAYLATRRFYERCGYLEIGRFPDFYEDGDAKVTYCRDLI; encoded by the coding sequence ATGAAGAACCGGTCAATTGCTGCGGAGTTTGCAGACCTGCGCTTTCGGACTTCTTTACAAGCCGGTGAGCCGCGGATCATTCGGGAACTGACCGACTCCGTGGCTGTTTTTCATGATTATGAGGTGGAAATTGCCGGAGAATTGGCGGATGAAAATCTCAGTAAAGGGCCGGAGGCCAGTGGTTATCATTTCTTACTTGCCGAACGGCAGGGGGAAATTGTCGGGTTCACCTGCTTTGGGGAAATCCCCTGCACGCGCGGACGCTATGACCTTTACTGGATAGTGGTGAAGAAAGACTTTCAGGGCAAAGGTTTGGGTCGGGAACTGCTGCGCCGTACAGAAGAAGCAATCGAAGCCCGCGGCGGCCGCAAACTCTACGTTGAGACTTCCTCGCAGGAGGCATATCTTGCCACAAGGCGGTTTTATGAGCGCTGCGGCTATCTGGAAATCGGCAGGTTCCCGGATTTTTACGAAGACGGTGACGCCAAAGTGACTTATTGCCGGGATTTAATCTGA
- a CDS encoding GNAT family N-acetyltransferase — translation MIRELSRQHYRNIIPLMKGRPEGNVRLLAVVDGTNPGRIYVDDIEQPRTALLWAIGSSFAVLGESNNPEFNSYLYDFLKNQLGPASLSLSGGTHFCLPFDEESWQDIFDQILGKVREDSEFQNIETLSYIFNRQNYLQTAKTQRMLPDNYEMKKIDASVLQNDTSQILREDILGDYWLSEEAFLAKGFGYCVTSGHHVLSVCFSGYVSGVYHDCVLRTYNDSDRNEGLATLAARAYLEHCIKIHLSPVWNTTSYNVASQRIAEKCGFELYRKCPAYLFPFDIL, via the coding sequence ATGATTAGGGAATTGTCCCGGCAGCACTACCGTAACATCATACCGCTGATGAAAGGCAGACCGGAGGGGAATGTTCGCCTGCTCGCGGTAGTGGACGGAACCAATCCGGGCAGAATTTATGTGGATGATATTGAGCAGCCCAGGACGGCATTGCTTTGGGCAATCGGCAGCTCTTTTGCCGTTTTAGGCGAAAGCAATAACCCCGAATTCAATTCGTATCTGTATGATTTCCTGAAAAACCAATTGGGACCCGCCTCGCTTTCCCTTTCCGGCGGTACTCACTTCTGCCTCCCTTTTGATGAAGAGAGCTGGCAGGATATCTTTGATCAAATCTTGGGCAAGGTCAGAGAGGACAGTGAATTCCAAAATATTGAAACGCTCTCCTATATTTTTAACCGGCAGAACTATCTGCAAACAGCGAAAACGCAGCGGATGCTGCCGGACAATTACGAAATGAAAAAAATCGATGCTTCTGTGCTGCAGAATGACACGAGTCAGATTTTAAGGGAGGATATCCTGGGTGATTATTGGCTGTCGGAGGAAGCCTTCTTGGCTAAGGGCTTTGGCTATTGCGTCACCTCAGGACATCATGTGCTTTCCGTCTGTTTCAGCGGCTATGTCAGCGGTGTTTACCATGACTGTGTTTTACGCACATATAATGACAGCGACCGCAACGAAGGACTGGCCACCCTGGCAGCCAGAGCCTATCTCGAACACTGCATCAAGATACATTTGTCGCCGGTTTGGAATACTACCAGCTACAATGTAGCTTCGCAGCGGATTGCGGAAAAATGCGGATTTGAACTCTATCGAAAATGTCCTGCTTATCTCTTTCCATTTGATATCCTCTGA
- a CDS encoding D-alanine--D-alanine ligase: MSEKKNLVVLYNQVEADTPEDVLDNRTQAFWIAEILAQSDYRVSTAEFTAEKLLDLKKTVSDQGEQALLILNMVDATPGQADLVYRLPALLNDLQLPYTGCSCEALYLTTDKIKTKEILRESGISTPEWVSHASYAGFCRGQQYIIKAVSEDASIGLTEDSVVNPRDARQLEQLICEREKRFGRLFFAERYIDGREFNVCLYGDQDHPIALQPYEWKFEGYEALGMARIFDYAAKWEEQSYGYDHVTAVYDLAGEENLLRELEEIALQCWRIFGLRGHARIDFRIDAQQKPWVLEINGNPSYYGFYHIARHKGLDFQEIVRAIVEAV; this comes from the coding sequence ATGAGTGAAAAAAAGAATCTGGTCGTCTTATACAACCAAGTGGAAGCGGATACCCCGGAGGATGTGTTGGACAATCGCACGCAGGCGTTCTGGATTGCAGAGATTTTGGCGCAGTCCGATTATCGGGTCTCGACGGCTGAGTTTACGGCCGAAAAATTGCTGGATTTAAAGAAAACCGTCTCTGACCAAGGCGAACAAGCTTTGCTCATCCTGAACATGGTGGATGCAACTCCCGGTCAGGCAGATTTGGTCTATCGGCTGCCCGCTTTGCTGAATGACCTGCAATTGCCCTACACGGGTTGCTCCTGCGAGGCGCTTTATCTCACGACGGACAAAATCAAGACAAAAGAGATTTTGCGCGAGTCCGGCATCAGTACGCCGGAATGGGTCAGTCATGCATCCTATGCCGGATTTTGCCGGGGACAGCAATACATCATCAAGGCGGTCTCCGAAGATGCTTCCATTGGTCTGACAGAAGATTCCGTGGTCAATCCTAGGGATGCGCGTCAGCTCGAACAGCTGATTTGTGAAAGGGAGAAACGGTTCGGCCGGTTATTTTTTGCAGAGCGCTATATCGATGGCCGGGAATTCAACGTTTGCCTCTACGGAGATCAGGATCATCCCATCGCACTGCAGCCGTACGAATGGAAATTTGAAGGCTATGAGGCCCTGGGTATGGCGAGGATTTTCGATTATGCTGCCAAATGGGAAGAGCAAAGCTACGGTTATGATCATGTAACAGCCGTTTACGATTTAGCGGGGGAGGAAAATCTGCTGCGGGAGCTCGAGGAAATCGCTTTGCAGTGCTGGCGGATTTTTGGACTGCGGGGACACGCCAGAATTGATTTTAGAATTGATGCGCAGCAAAAACCCTGGGTTTTGGAGATCAACGGCAATCCCAGTTATTATGGATTTTATCATATCGCCAGGCACAAGGGTTTGGATTTTCAGGAAATCGTCCGGGCGATTGTGGAAGCGGTTTAA
- a CDS encoding SET domain-containing protein codes for MSVVVQNVKGKGRGVFAARDFQQGEIIERSPVITFAKETWTQLEDTVFYPYCYFWGENLEDGALALGVGSLFNHSYHPNARFFRQQKEQIIEFVTVQKIAAGEEITINYNGIVDDMEPLWFDVLEQDTK; via the coding sequence ATGTCTGTTGTAGTTCAAAATGTCAAGGGCAAGGGGCGCGGGGTGTTTGCCGCAAGGGATTTCCAGCAAGGTGAAATAATTGAACGTTCGCCGGTGATCACGTTTGCGAAAGAGACCTGGACTCAACTGGAGGATACGGTTTTTTACCCCTATTGTTATTTTTGGGGAGAAAATTTAGAGGATGGTGCTTTGGCCTTGGGTGTCGGCTCTTTATTCAACCACTCTTACCATCCCAATGCACGTTTTTTTCGCCAACAAAAGGAACAAATCATTGAATTTGTCACGGTCCAGAAGATAGCAGCCGGCGAGGAAATTACCATTAATTATAACGGAATTGTGGATGACATGGAACCGCTTTGGTTTGATGTCTTGGAACAGGATACAAAATGA